The genomic window attctgaaataaataagCAGATACAAATAAGACAACTTTACATGAAGTTCATACAAAATTCAAGAGTAGTTTTGTCATTAAATACCAAAAGTACCTCACCTCTGTAAGCTGGTCTTCAGATGTAGGTTGGACAAACTGGTTGTGATGCTGGAGGACAGTCTTGAAGAAGTCAAGGACATTCTGATTGGGAGCTGCAGGAGACAGCACATTTGATTACcacttcaaaacacaaacttgAATATAGTTTTATTGTGATCAGGGTTTACTTTGTCTCATTCACTTCAAATGTATCCATTATGTGGTGCATTGACCTTGTGAGACAACCCTGAAGTGTTCTCAGAAGATGTAGTCTATTTTCCATGTTAAAGTCTTGTATAAAGCAGTGATGTGTACAGGCACTGTATGTGAGCCCCTTAAACTCAGAATGACTTTTATGGTAGATATTACTCAAATCCAAACCCCCAAAAATGTAAAAGGACACACATCAGGCCACACATGAAGTTTCTAAACCAGATCAAAATGACGATTAGTAAATCTGTTACCTGGTACAGTCTCCAGTTTATGTCTCAACTCTTCATTTTCCTGTTGCAGGGACAATACCTCCTGTTCCAACTCAATACACCGTGGGCAACACCCTTCCTCCTCATCGTCTTCCTCAGGCAGAGTGGACGAGGGGTGGCCGTAGGACTCGGAGGGAGCCGGGGAAGCCCATCCGCCCAGGTTGTGTGTCGGCGACGTAGACGGCACTGGTTCAGGATCCGCCTGGCGGCTGCGCTCACCTTCGGAGCTCTGCTGTCCGACCATCAGGTAATTCTGGAGCGAGTCAGTGAAGATGCGCAGGAAAGCAGAGGTCTGCTGCTGGTTCCACTGGCCACGCTGAGCACTGTCCTTGTCCTCCCGGGCCTGGTCCGAAGACTCGTCCAGCCTTGGTTTATGTCCACCTCCTCCTAGCCCTGGTCTGTCTCCTTCTGCTGCACATCCCTCCTCCTGTTTGATGTGAGAGGTGAGGGAAGAGGTTGGAGGGCCCAGCGTGGGCTGCATGTCCATCAACCTCCCATTGCTATTGAGCAAACTGAGGACACGACTGCACTGCTGAGCAAACGCATCCAGAATGAGACGATTTTCTACAAAGAGAAAGGACACGGACAACCATTATGGATGAAGGCTTTTATACCTGCAGGCTcctgtgtttgttgttctaCTACAGCTCAGAATCAACAATTAGAATCCTTCAAGTGGTTTCTTTTTCAGAATTCCAAGAATGTAAAATGCCTCGAACAGCATTCCTGTTTCACTAAGGCTTCTACCTTAAATTTCAACGGCATTGAAATATATTTGATGCTTCTTTCAATGACACATGTAATCAGTGCCCTGTTAATCACACAGGATATCTTAGGCTTTGTTCCGTTCCTGTGCTGAACCACTTGAGAATTGCTATTGCAACAATCTCTCACGGTTTTCAATCATCGGTGTAATTGGTTCATTTACTTCATAGATGATAgctacaaaagagaaaaaaaaaaacatttggtgCTCTTTATATGCCTACACACAGTTGTTAATTAAAGAGATTTTTGTGCCAGTTACACTTTGTATGGTGTAAGCATACATAAACATTAAGAGCAGCAGTACAATCAGTCAGGAAATAAGACTTTGGCTGCCTCTCTGAAAGTAGTTTTTATTCCATTTAGTTTCCGGTTGTAGAACAGTTATGTCAACGATTTGTTATTTGCTGTACTGTGGTCTCTCTGCAGCATGACTGTGGTTTCCTTTGAGCACCTACTTCTATCTATCTTTagatttttcttcctctttctatTCTATCATCCATTGCAACGCTCtcggggaggggtggggggcaggggggggggggggggcgggtgggtGTCTCAGGTCTCTTCAGTCAACAAACCTTACATCAAGTCAAAAGATCAACCAGGAGCCTAGGCTCTAACAAACATCCCCCACTGGCCGCCATTCCTCTAACCCTAATGCGAACACAGAAAGACATTACAGTGACACGCAGGCTTGTAATAACGTTACTCCGACCAAAATCCCACCACTGAGAGTGATCTTCTCTCCAAGTCCCCACCCAGATGAGCTGATCTTGCTTGTGCCTCTCACTGGCTGATTATGAATTTGTCACcctcacacaaagagacaagGCAGGTAATTATCAGCTCATGCTGTTGCCACGGCACCCATGTGACAGGACGGGCTCGTGTCTCGGTAGTCGCTGAGACGTGTCTATCGGGCTGGCGCAGATGTGGCGATTTATTAATATGCGTGCCGTCTCTGTTTACCCCGCCAAGATGTATCTgatatcattttcttttctctccaacacagcacacagagagagagagagagagagagagagagaaagagagagagagagagagagagagagagagagagagagagaatgaggagctTCATGAAATTTCATTAAACACAACATGTGCTGCAGAGAAAATTTTATGAGTCCCATTTATTTTAATCACAATCTCTCTGGAAAAGCTTTTAAATGCAATTTGCTTTATTGTTATGATTTCAACACTATGTCCTTGGGTGTCTGCCCCTGCCTCTGTCTCTAGTTTGTAGGATCACTTGGACAAAGCTGTGGCCACTGCTTGtcttccattaaaaaaatgctGTCCTATATTCCTGCTGGCAAATACAATTAATTTGTAAAACATATTACAGAATAATAGTTGCACAAATACGTTGTGCACATCTGCATTATTTGATTGGAAACCTTTTACTGTTCACGAGGTGCTTGAATTTGGAAAGAATGAGGTTGATTTGTGAGAGTGTAACAGACATTACAGTCAAAGGAAATTTGTCCTTTTTGACTTTGACAAATAGACCGACAGTGAGATACCACACAGCAACAGAAATGTGCTCGTTTAGacaatcgaaaaaaaaaaaaaacccagatcaAATTCAAATCCAGTGCATGAATTCTAACCATGAACCTATGAATACGTCAATCTACAGATCCTTTGTTTTAGAACACATACAGTGCCATTTGTTTACATGGTTTTGACTGGTCTTGATGGTAGGCTTAAGCTAAGCGCATGAATCCACTCCTTTCAAATCAAACTGAGATCTCCTCTATTGCCTCACAGGCTCTTTAGTGACACATCAGCAGATTTTCTTTGTTTCGTGGATTTTGTATATCatgacaaatttaaaatcttTTCTATTCTTGTTAAAAATAGTGAGACAACAGCTGCAAGACAGCGATGCTCCAACTCTGACCCTGGCCCTAACTCTgagacatacacaaacccacacacatatacatctcACAATtgtatcttacacacacacacacacacacacacaaacaggtacacacatacacacacacatacacaaaacatgaacaggggtatattttacactgtcatTGTTGCTGAATTACACTGATAATTTGAAGTGAGATTAGCACAATCGATGAAAGACTATATCCATTCAATAAACCATCTACTAATCCTGTCAACCCAAGGACAGAATGAGAGTTAAGACCCTTCTCAATTATTTTTATGACATCACCTCATCTCAAAGAAAAGAATCATTCTAACATTATAACAAGCTTTAATTAACATAAGGACGTTGCTGATCCCACATTAATAAAGTCTGCAGTGGAAATAAATATGGTCGACAATAGTCTGATAACAGGACTGAGTGGGCGTTGGACTCAAAGCAATTAAAAATTTAGGTTTAATGAGGAACAATCTGTGAAGCGTATTTCAAGTTCTATTCAAGTCTGTTTCACACATGAAACTGTCAAAAGACCCAGTTTTCCACATCATGTCGACCACGTGCATTCAAGTACTAAAGCTGTTTCCAAACGAGTAGTGCAGTTTAGAGAATTGTATCACTTATCTCTAAAAGTTTTTACAATTTAAGTTGCTTTGATACCTGCGCTTATTCCATATGTGCAGTCTGGGGACTCGTGGCAGAGTTCGTTCCGTCCAGCTGAGTACCTGGATTCGTGGCGCAACGGTACACCGCTGCCGACACGTCGCTGGCCAAACGATGCTGCTGCCGCTGTGCTTCCCGCTGATGCTGAGGTGGATGTCGCGACTCCGCTACTGGGCCTGTTTTCGCAAGGGAAACGATGATGCGGCGGCTGGTGGTGGTGCTGAGTGCTGCTGATAGTGACTGAGGTCTGTTGAAGCTGCAGGCGCTGCTGCTGATGTGAATATTGATGATGCTGACtgagatgatggtgttgatgcCCTCCGACGTCTCCTAGCTGCGGGATATCCACCATTGTGGGTCTGTCGTATCTCGTTTTCCCCGCTGTCCGCTTGCTCGGGAAGGTCTTGAGAGTGTGGTAGGGACCTCGCTTCTGTCTGCAGATTTTGGGTGCAGACAGACCCTCGTCCGCTGGTAGCATCTCCTCCTCCATCGCTCTAAGTTTTGTGTCACTCAATTTCTGGATCTTTTCCAGTCGCTTCAGGTGTCCCTCTTCCTCGTTCTCAGTGTGGGTTAGTTTTTCCCCTGTACGTCTCGGTTGCTTGCTCAATGTCTCAACACTTCCAACAGAGTCTCACATACTCAAGGGGTGGGCGAGTTTACTGACAAGTCGACGCTCCAATCCCCTAGCGGAAGCGTCGCGTTTTTGGGTTCACTCTACCAACAGGGGAATACAGCCGAAACTAACACGCGCTGTCTGCGCGCTGTAGgctacgtgtgtgagtgtgtggcatCTACACAGGAGAGGGAGTGTCACACATCTGAGGTACAATATGGTATGGAAACGATGAAatcatgtgttcatgtgttcacGAGTCCATTAAACTTAAGTTTTGTCTAACAAAATAACATATTGTTGGTGTTCAAAAGACCAGAGGCGCCGTAAATTTTCAACCGGGGTTACAGGTCGTACCTTGAACTGCACTTTTCAAACAATGCCTGAGAGCAGTATGTGACCTCAATTATCTTCCAGCAGACGGTCAGCAAATAGATTGCCGTCCATTTAACCATGTACAGACTCCGGCCATACAGCTCAAAACGTTACTCAAATAATAAATGTAACGTTGTGACAATGTTGTTTGACTTTATTGGAACCTTTGTTGCGTGGAGAGAGAATTTCAAGGTTTATTTTCTTAAATGGTAAATTCAGGCAAATAGGCCTGAAATATATTTTGGACAAAGAGGTGCAAGTATGAGAGTCAAATTTATTTAACGTATAGATTCTCAGTGacaatatgtaaaacaaaacgTTCTCCTCCTATTGTCATTGAGAtgaattgtctttgtttttctccaatAAGGTAATGTTGTAGATATGTGTACATAAATTTAAGCTTAAATTTAATTTAGACTAAATGCGAGAATTTCTTTTATGTTATTTCTTGAGGACATGAACTGTATGCAAAAATAACGGGTTACTCTTGCGCCGATTATATTTCAGTCTTGCAATAACAATGAGTACCGCAAGAGGGCAATCAGTCAACGCAAAGTCTGCAAGTTGTTCTCGGGTGGTACATGTAGGCTACTACTTATCCAAACTTAAAGGTGATATCATATTTAAGACTCTGGGTTACTCATCATTGTTGTACAATGAAAATTTCCCACACAAAAACGGGCAACAAATAGTTTATTTAAATGAGTTCATGGCCAATTAAGCAAATTGAATGCAACAGCGTAGCCTATACATTTAGTACATGTGAACCAAGtgaatttttgaattttttgtttttacggCACATGAACTTCTCAGACGACagaacacttttaaaaattaGAGAAATAAAACTGCAATAATATAACCTAGATGTTAACTACAGATCTCTAAGTATTGTTTATAATGAATGGCCTGTGTTAAAATAGATTTAAGAAAGCGCTACCACAACACCGTTGCTGTGCTAACTGTTTGAATGATCAAGAATAGGACGCGACAGAAAGAGTGACATGAATGCGCACGTCTGCGCTACCAGCTGCGTGCGCGTCTACGGGCGAACTCACAAAAAGCAACAGATTTGAAATGAGGTAGGAGAGCTGACGAGTGGAGCCACTGGCAGAACAGTGTTCATTTGCTACTAATGTAGGCTGCTATCACGTCTTTGGGCTGGAACAAGACACCGAGGGAGAATACATCGCTTGCTCCCTGGAAACTATaacttttaaaaaacttttGGGCTTGCGAATATTTTGCGTAGGCATATAGTTTTGAAGGTGATTATAactgtcactgtattttaaCAACTTTTAACTGGGGATAAACCATGGCGTCTTATGGAGTTGATTATCTTCATAACAGTTAGATACTTGCTTTATTACACAGTTCCATAGGTTCTGGATAACCGATGTTGATTTCTGCTCTCAGTCTGTGCACTTTGCGCTTTTTCATTCCAGTAAACTGGAGCTGGATCAAAATAGGACccaatatgaaaacaaaatcgGTTACGGTTGAATGTTAGCGTGAAGAGTTTCTTCAGAATGTTTGATAAACCAGACATCGTCGTGGACAATTTCATGAAACTACTCAAAGATTTCCATCCCAAAACTTTGTAAACTCGCCTGAGATACTGCAACAGTCTTTGGGTACTTTCTCTTGGGGTGGTCTTGGCAAGTAACGGCATCTCGCCGGCATGGTGCGCCTGCTGAATTGCCTCTTGCTGGGGTACTTTACATGGAATCTTCGGATATCAGATGCCCAGGGAGAGTACTGCCACGGGTGGTTGGACAGCAGCGGAAATTACCACGAAGGTTTTCAGTGTCCCGAGGACTTTGACACCCTGGACGCAACCGTGTGTTGTGGGACCTGTTCGTTGCGGTACTGCTGCGCTGCTGTTGACGCGAGGCTGGACCAAGGAAGCTGCACTAATGACAGGGAACTCGAGAACACCGA from Chanos chanos chromosome 2, fChaCha1.1, whole genome shotgun sequence includes these protein-coding regions:
- the bend4 gene encoding BEN domain-containing protein 4, translated to MEEEMLPADEGLSAPKICRQKRGPYHTLKTFPSKRTAGKTRYDRPTMVDIPQLGDVGGHQHHHLSQHHQYSHQQQRLQLQQTSVTISSTQHHHQPPHHRFPCENRPSSGVATSTSASAGSTAAAASFGQRRVGSGVPLRHESRYSAGRNELCHESPDCTYGISAENRLILDAFAQQCSRVLSLLNSNGRLMDMQPTLGPPTSSLTSHIKQEEGCAAEGDRPGLGGGGHKPRLDESSDQAREDKDSAQRGQWNQQQTSAFLRIFTDSLQNYLMVGQQSSEGERSRQADPEPVPSTSPTHNLGGWASPAPSESYGHPSSTLPEEDDEEEGCCPRCIELEQEVLSLQQENEELRHKLETVPAPNQNVLDFFKTVLQHHNQFVQPTSEDQLTEGSKQLLGNYPLFITNKQWDEAVNSSKKDGRRLLRYLIRFVFTTDELKYSCGLGKRKRSIHTGDTGPERRPLNPVKVTCLREFIRMHCASNPDWWMPSEEQINKVFSDAVGHARQGRAVGTFLGSGGSGSSSSGSLYMENYDSHLSQEELLLKGSQNGLAD